A window of Plantibacter sp. PA-3-X8 genomic DNA:
ACGTGGGTCGTGCTGCCGGTGCTCTTCCTCGTCCTCCTCGTCGCCCGCACGCCGGGCGCCGTCATCGGTCTCCTCGCGCCGACGCTCGTCTGGGCCTTCCTGTTCGGCCCCGGCGTCGTCCCCATGGGTGACGCACGTTCGGCGGTCCCTGCCGAAGCCTCCCTCACGGTCGCCAGCCAGAACCTCGGGCCGGAGGGCGACCCCGCGGTCATCGCGGCTTCCCTCCAGGCCAGTGGGGCGGATCTCATCGCGCTCCAGGAGATCGAGGACCACGACCGCGAACCGCTCGCCGCGACGCTCGACGAGCAGTACCCGTACTCCGTGCTCACGGGGACGGTGGGTCTCTGGAGCCGCTATCCGATCGCCGACTCGGTCGGGTTGAAGCTCGGCCTCGACTGGTACCGGGCGATCAACGCCGTCGTCGACACCCCGTCCGGAGCCGTGAGCGTCTACGTGATCCACGCCGACTCCGCGCGTCCGGGTGCCCACGCCGAGCGGGACGTGATGCTCGCGGAGTTGGCCGACACCGTCGCGGCGAACACCCGTGATCGGATCGTCGTCATGGGTGACTTCAACGCCTCCGCCTCCGACCGGGCGCTCGCCGCACTCCAGAGCGAGGTGTCGGAGCCCAACCAGAGCGAGGGCGGCTTCGGACTCACCTGGCCGGCCGGGACACCGCTCATGCGACTGGACCACGTCTTCGTCCGCGGCATGACCGCGACCCACAACGCCGTCGGCGACGCCGAAGGCAGCGACCACCACGGCATCGTGTCGAGCTTCCGGCTCGACCGCTGACCGCGCGCCTCTGGCGACGATCCGCGGCTCTGCGCCCGTTCAGCCGATGTCACTAGACTGAGCGCGGGCGGCCGTCGTACCCGTCCCACGTCCCAATCCCCACAAGGAGAACATCAGTGGCACTCATCGAGGCAGTAGGCGCTCGCGAAATTCTCGACTCCCGAGGCAACCCGACCGTCGAGGTCGAGGTGCTCCTGGAAGACGGCACGGTCAGCCGTGCAGCAGTCCCGTCCGGCGCATCGACCGGTGCGTTCGAAGCGTACGAGCTGCGTGACGGCGATGCCGCGCGTTACCTCGGCAAGGGTGTCGAGAAGGCGGTCGACGCCGTCCTCGACGAGATCGGCCCGGCACTCGAGGGCATCGAGGCGGACGACCAGCGCCTCGTCGACCACACCATGATCGAGCTCGACGGCACCGAGAACAAGAGCCGCCTGGGCGCGAACGCGATCCTCGGTGCGAGCCTCGCGGTCGCCCGTGCCGCTGCGGACTCCGCAGACCTGTCGCTCTACCGCTACGTCGGCGGCGCCAACGCCCACGTCCTCCCGGTCCCGATGATGAACATCATCAACGGTGGCTCGCACGCCGACACCGGCGTCGACATCCAGGAGTTCATGATCCTCCCGATCGGCGCTCCGAGCTTCCGTGAGGCGCTCCGCTGGGGCACCGAGACCTACCACACGCTCAAGGGCCTGCTGAAGTCGAAGGGCTTCGCGACCGGCCTCGGCGACGAGGGTGGCTTCGCCCCCGACTTCGAGCACAACCGTGCGGCCCTCGACTTCATCGTCGAGGCCATCGAGCAGGCCGGCTTCACGGTCGGCACCGACATCGCGCTCGGCCTCGACGTCGCCTCCAGCGAGTTCTACAAGGAGGGCGCGTACCAGTTCGAGGGCAAGGCGCTCAACAGCACCGAGATGACCGCGTACTACGCCGACCTCGTCGCGAACTACCCGCTCATCACCATCGAGGACCCGCTGGCCGAGGACGACTGGGCAGGCTACGCCCACCTCACCCCCGAGCTCGGCTCCAAGGTCCAGATCGTCGGCGACGACCTGTTCGTCACGAACCCGAAGCGTCTCGCCGACGGCATCGCCAAGGGTGCGGCGAACTCGCTGCTCGTCAAGGTCAACCAGATCGGGACGCTCACCGAGACGCTCGACGCGGTCTCCCTCGCGCAGCGCTCCGGCTACACGACGATCCTGTCGCACCGCTCCGGCGAGACCGAGGACACCACGATCGCCGACCTCGCGGTCGCCACGAACGCGGGCCAGATCAAGACCGGTGCGCCTGCGCGCAGCGAGCGGGTTGCGAAGTACAATCAGTTGCTGAGGATCGAAGAGGAGCTGGGCCAGGCAGCCGTCTACGCCGGCCGCAGCGCCTTCCCCCGGTTCACCGCCTAAGCATCGTCACCTGAAGGCTCTCAGGGGTGCCGATCGGCACCCCTGAGAGCCTTCGTCGTGTGCGGGAGGCGCCTGTGAAGAAGCCATCGATGCCGGCCGGCGGCGAGTCGAAGCCCACGTCGTCCGGCAGCGGAGCAGCGTCCTCCTCGTCCTCCGGCTCGTCGAAGCAGCGACCGGCGTCGAAGCCCCGGTCGAGCTCCGCGGATGCCTCCGCCAAGCGCGCCTCATCGTCGTCCAAGCGCCCGACGGGAGCCACCGCGAAGCCCGCACGCGCCGCAGGCACAGCCCCGCGGTCGACGACGAAGGCCTCGCGATCAGCGTCGGCCGGTTCCTCGGCGCTGCGCTCCCGGACCGGCTCGACACGCACCGCCCCGGTACGCCAGTCGGACGCCGGCGGCTGGTTGCGGAGTCTGCGACTGTCCGGGTTCAGCGTCCTGCTCCTCGGGATCCTCGTGCTCGGGGTCGTCGTCCTCGCGCCGAACCTCAAGACCTTCCTCGAGCAGCGGCAGCAGATCGCCGCGCTGGAGGCCGGTGTCGCCGACACCCAGAAGCAGGTGGACGCGCAGCAGGCCGAACGCGAGCGCTGGAACGACCAGAGCTACGTCATGACGCAGGCGCGCGACCGACTGTTCTACGCCCTGCCCGGTGAGGTCAGCTACATCATCATCAACGACGTCGACCCGGCCTCGTTGCCCACCACCGAGACACCCGTGAGCGACACGCTCGTCGACTCGCAGTCCGACTGGCTCGACGGCCTGCTGTCCTCGCTCGTCGCCACCGGCTACTCGCCGGCCCCCGTCGCGACCGAGACCCCTGCTCCCACGCAGACGACGCCTCCCGTCGGCGGCTGACGTCCGGACGCAGTGGTGAACCCGGCGATAATGGAACCATGAGCACCCCTCCCTTCGGCCCCGTCTCCGAGCGCGACGTCGAGATCGTGTCGGCGCAACTGGGACGCCCGGCCCGAAACGTGGTCGGCATCGCGGCGCGCTGTGTCTGCGGCGCCCCGACGGTCGTCTCCACCGCTCCTCGCCTGGCCGACGGCACGCCGTTCCCCACGTTCTACTACCTGACCCACCCGGCCGCCACGGCCGCGGTCTCCTCGCTCGAGGCGACCCAAGTGATGAACGAGTACAACGAGCTCCTGGCCGAGGACGAAGCGGTCCGCGCCGACTACGCCACCGCACACACGGCCTACCTCGCCGACCGCACCTCCATCGCCGAGGTCGCCGAGATCGACGGGATCTCCGCCGGAGGTATGCCGGTGCGGGTCAAGTGCCTCCACGCGCTCGTCGGCCACGCCCTCGCGGCTGGTCCGGGCGTCAACCCCATCGGCGACCTCGCGCTCGACCGCGCGAGCTGGAGCCCCGAGGTGTGCGCATGCGCGGACGGCCAGGCGGGGCAGGGATAGGCCCCGCACGCGACGGGGGTCGCCTGTGGGGGAGTGACGGTCCGCGACGCGGAGACCGTCGTCGTCCGCACGGCCTCCGAGGTGCGCTGTCGGCGCTGTCCGTGGTGCTCCTGGCGTTCCTGCTCGTGGGGACGCAGGCGCTCCCGGCGTCGGCGGACACGGTGCGCGACATGCAGTACTGGCTCGGCGACTACGGCTTCACGACGGCGTGGGAGACGACGAAGGGCGCCGGTGTCACCGTCGCCGTGATCGACACCGGCATCGCGAGCGGTCCTGCGGAGTTGACCGGTGCGGTCGCGGGTGGCGTCGACGTCTCCGGGCTCGGGAGTCCCGACGGCCGGACACCGGTGGGCTCCGAGGGGAGCGAGCACGGGACGTTGGTCGCCTCGATGATCGCCGGACGTGGTCGCACGGGCGGTGCCGGGGTCATCGGTGTGGCGCCAGAAGCGCGCCTGCTCTCCGTCTCGGTCGGGTTCGGCTCCGACGGGTCGGCCGTCGTCCCCTGGGACGATCAGATCGCGACCGCCGTCCGGTGGGCGGTGGACAACGGTGCGGACGTCATCAACATGTCGCTGACGCGCAACAGCCTCGACTGGCCGACGAGCTGGGACGACGCCTTCCTCTACGCCTTCTCGCACGACGTCGTCGTGGTGGCTGCAGCGGGCAACCGGGGGAGCGGGACGGTCGAGGTCGGTGCTCCGGCGACGATCCCGGGTGTGCTGACCGTCGCCGGTGTGGACCGCGCGGGGTCGGCGAGCTTCGACGCCTCGAGCCAGGGCATCACGATCGCCGTCGCTGCGCCGAGCGAGCAACTCGTCGGGGTGACGCCCGCCGGGTCCTACGTGCAGTGGCAGGGGACGAGCGGGGCGGCACCGATCGTCTCCGGACTCGTGGCCCTCGTCCGCTCCGCCTGGCCGGAGCTCAGCGCCGCCGACGCCATCAAGCGCGTGACGGCAACGGCGAAGCAGGTGGGCGACTCCGCACAGAGCCCCATCTACGGGGCAGGACTGATCGACGCCGCGAAGGCGGTCAGCGGTTCCGTCGGCCCGGCGGCGACCTCGCCGGAGCAGCAGCTGTCCGACTGGATCACGCTCTACCGACGGGCCCCGCAGGCCCCCGATCCCGATCCGGGTGCCGAGCAGCCGTCGCCGACACCGGAGCCGGTACCCCCGGCGATCCCGGAGAACGAGGCCGTCGAGGTGCGCGCCAACCCGTTCCTCCCGACGCCGAGCACTCTGCTCTACGGCTCGCTGCCACTGGCGCTCCTCCTCGGAACTGGTAGCCTGGTCACGCTCGGTGTCATAGGCGCTACCAGGCATTTCAAGCGGGTGCTGCAGAAGTAGTACCCTGTTCCGATATTCTCAGACACTCATCTGAACCAATCGTCTTGACGTAGGAGATCGTTCGCCGTGCCCAAAATTCTGATCGTCGGTGGTGGTTACGCCGGGTTCTACACCGCATGGAAGCTCGAGAAGCAGCTTCGTCGTGGTGAGGCCGAAGTCACCATGGTCGACCCGCTGCCCTACATGACCTACCAGCCCTTCCTGCCGGAGGTCGCCGCCGGTTCCATCGAGCCGCGTCACGCGGTCGTCTCGCCGCGTCGCCACCTGAAGCACACCAACGTGATCACCGCCAAGGTCACGGGCATCAACCACGCCGAGAAGAAGGCGACCATCACGCCTGAGGTCGGTGAGCCCTGGGAGGCCGACTACGACATCATCGTCGTCACCGCCGGAGCCGTCTCCCGCACCTTCCCGATCCCCGGTGTCGCCGACACCGCGATCGGTCTCAAGACCATCGAAGAGGCCGTCGCGATCCGCGACCGCGTGCTCTCCAACTTCGACAAGGCCGCGAACCTGCCGGCCGGGCCCGAGCGCGACCGCCTCCTGACCTTCACGGTCGTCGGTGGCGGCTTCGCCGGTATCGAGGTCTTCGCCGAGCTGCGTTCGTTCGCGAGCTCGCTGCTGAAGTTCTACCCGCAGCTCTCCTTCGAGGACACGCACTTCCACCTCATCGAGGCCATGGGTCGCATCATGCCCGAGGTCAAGATCGAGACGAGCCACTGGGTCCTCAAGAACCTGGCCGAGCGCGGTGCGCTCGTGCACCTCGACACCCAGCTGCAGTCGGCTGTCGACGGCAAGATCGAGCTCTCGACCGGTGAGTCGTTCGAGTCCGACCTCATCGTCTGGACCGCCGGTGTCATGGCGAACCCGGGCGTCGTCCGCGGTGGCGACCTCCCCGTCGAGGAGCGCGGTCGCATCAAGACCCGCGCCGACCTCCGCGTCGGCACCGACGACGACATCGTCGAGGGCGCCTGGGCGGCCGGCGACGTCTCCGCCGTCCCCGACCTCAGCGGTGGTGGCGTCGGCGGGTTCTGCGTGCCGAACGCACAGCACGCCGTCCGTCAGGGCAAGCTCCTCGCGAAGAACATCACCGCGGTCCTCCGTGGCGAGGAGCCGAAGAACTACTTCCACAAGAACATGGGTGCGGTCGCCGGTCTCGGCATCGGCGTCGGTGTCTTCCAGTCCGGCAACCTCGCGATCAAGGGCCTCCCGGCCTGGTTCGCGCACCGTGGGTACCACGGGCTGGCCATGCCGAGCTTCGAGCGCAAGTTCCGCGTGTTCGGTGGCTGGTGGAACAACTTCTGGCTGGGACGCGACATCGTCTCCCTGTCGGCCGTGCAGAACCCGCGTGAGGCCTTCGAGACCTTCGCGTCGCGCCCGAAGCCCCCGGCAGACGCTGCGGCCCCCGCAGCAGCTCCGGCGGCTCCCGCAGCGGCTGAGAAGCCCGCTCGCAAGGCTCCCGTGAAGCGCAAGCCGAAGGCCGCCCCGGCCGAGGCCGCAGCGCCCGCTGCCGAGGCTCCTGCTGCCGAGGCTCCTGCTGCTGCTGCTGGCGCCCCGACCGGTGCCGACGACGAGCAGGCCTACGCGACGCCCGCTGAGGAAGTCAGCGCGAACAAGTAGTCCGGTGCGGAGCCCAGCTCCGTTCCTCGAGAGGCGCATGTCATCCGGTCCGCCGGGGCATGCGCCTCTCGGCGTTCGACGCCTCGATACGATGAGGTGCACGCCCCCGTAGCCCAACTGGCAGAGGCAGGCGACTTAAAATCGCCGCAGTGTGGGTTCGAACCCCACCGGGGGTACTGCCCCGGGCTCCGAGATCACGCGGATCCGGGAGGAGGACATCGCGTCCATCAGCGATGTCTCCTCCGGCGTCATCGAGCTTGTGTCAAGGGCGTTTGCGCTGCAGCGACGAAGGAGTACCGTCTGGCTGGTGAATCTGGATGTGAGACGTCGGAACATCGCGCGGGGTCGCTCGTCGGTCAGGGTCCGGGGCGGTGCCGTAGCCGTTGCCCTCGCCATGGTGGTGGTGTTGAGTGGCTGCTCGGGGGGTGCGGTCCCGGCGATCGGAGCGGCGGCGGTGCAGCTTGATTCCGCCGTGCAGACGGCATCCCTTGCTCTCCAGCAGGCGGACGCCGACATCACCTTCACGCCCGTCGCGGAGACGACGCTTGAGAACGCGATCACCGAGGTAGACGACGTCTCGACGCAGCTGAGCGAGACTCCGGTTCAGACCGGCCGCGAGCAGGATGCGAAGCGTGAGGCCACGGCCGTGCTGCAGGACGCCGTCGCAGTCCTCGACGATGCCCGCACGGCACTCCAGGCCGGCGACGACCTCCCCGACACCGTGGAGCAGTTGCAGCAGACGGCGAAGCAGACGGCCGAACTCCGCGAGCGGTGGGAGCCGTTCTCGTGAGCGGTGTGATGAAGCGTGTTCTCGGTGTCGCGCTCGGTGTCCTCACCGCGATCGGTGGCTTCCTCGACATCGGAGACCTCGTCACCAACGCGGTCGTCGGCTCGAGGTTCGGGCTGTCGCTCGCCTGGGTGGTGCTCGTCGGCGTCGTCGGCATCTGCCTGTTCGCGCAGATGTCCGGGCGCGTCGCTGCGGTGAGTGGCCGGGCGACGTTCGAGATCATCCGGGAGCGCCTCGGGCCGAAAGCAGGGCTCGCCAACCTGAGCGCGTCGTTCCTCATCAACCTCCTCACGCTCACGGCCGAGATCGGCGGTATCGCCCTCGCTCTGCAGCTCGCGTCGAGCGTGTCTCCAGGCC
This region includes:
- a CDS encoding DUF501 domain-containing protein: MSTPPFGPVSERDVEIVSAQLGRPARNVVGIAARCVCGAPTVVSTAPRLADGTPFPTFYYLTHPAATAAVSSLEATQVMNEYNELLAEDEAVRADYATAHTAYLADRTSIAEVAEIDGISAGGMPVRVKCLHALVGHALAAGPGVNPIGDLALDRASWSPEVCACADGQAGQG
- a CDS encoding S8 family serine peptidase, translating into MVLLAFLLVGTQALPASADTVRDMQYWLGDYGFTTAWETTKGAGVTVAVIDTGIASGPAELTGAVAGGVDVSGLGSPDGRTPVGSEGSEHGTLVASMIAGRGRTGGAGVIGVAPEARLLSVSVGFGSDGSAVVPWDDQIATAVRWAVDNGADVINMSLTRNSLDWPTSWDDAFLYAFSHDVVVVAAAGNRGSGTVEVGAPATIPGVLTVAGVDRAGSASFDASSQGITIAVAAPSEQLVGVTPAGSYVQWQGTSGAAPIVSGLVALVRSAWPELSAADAIKRVTATAKQVGDSAQSPIYGAGLIDAAKAVSGSVGPAATSPEQQLSDWITLYRRAPQAPDPDPGAEQPSPTPEPVPPAIPENEAVEVRANPFLPTPSTLLYGSLPLALLLGTGSLVTLGVIGATRHFKRVLQK
- a CDS encoding endonuclease/exonuclease/phosphatase family protein, which gives rise to MSLARRRATTLALAVGVPLALLTAAHALVPDILGLGLVWDNALPWTWVVLPVLFLVLLVARTPGAVIGLLAPTLVWAFLFGPGVVPMGDARSAVPAEASLTVASQNLGPEGDPAVIAASLQASGADLIALQEIEDHDREPLAATLDEQYPYSVLTGTVGLWSRYPIADSVGLKLGLDWYRAINAVVDTPSGAVSVYVIHADSARPGAHAERDVMLAELADTVAANTRDRIVVMGDFNASASDRALAALQSEVSEPNQSEGGFGLTWPAGTPLMRLDHVFVRGMTATHNAVGDAEGSDHHGIVSSFRLDR
- the eno gene encoding phosphopyruvate hydratase — protein: MALIEAVGAREILDSRGNPTVEVEVLLEDGTVSRAAVPSGASTGAFEAYELRDGDAARYLGKGVEKAVDAVLDEIGPALEGIEADDQRLVDHTMIELDGTENKSRLGANAILGASLAVARAAADSADLSLYRYVGGANAHVLPVPMMNIINGGSHADTGVDIQEFMILPIGAPSFREALRWGTETYHTLKGLLKSKGFATGLGDEGGFAPDFEHNRAALDFIVEAIEQAGFTVGTDIALGLDVASSEFYKEGAYQFEGKALNSTEMTAYYADLVANYPLITIEDPLAEDDWAGYAHLTPELGSKVQIVGDDLFVTNPKRLADGIAKGAANSLLVKVNQIGTLTETLDAVSLAQRSGYTTILSHRSGETEDTTIADLAVATNAGQIKTGAPARSERVAKYNQLLRIEEELGQAAVYAGRSAFPRFTA
- a CDS encoding NAD(P)/FAD-dependent oxidoreductase → MPKILIVGGGYAGFYTAWKLEKQLRRGEAEVTMVDPLPYMTYQPFLPEVAAGSIEPRHAVVSPRRHLKHTNVITAKVTGINHAEKKATITPEVGEPWEADYDIIVVTAGAVSRTFPIPGVADTAIGLKTIEEAVAIRDRVLSNFDKAANLPAGPERDRLLTFTVVGGGFAGIEVFAELRSFASSLLKFYPQLSFEDTHFHLIEAMGRIMPEVKIETSHWVLKNLAERGALVHLDTQLQSAVDGKIELSTGESFESDLIVWTAGVMANPGVVRGGDLPVEERGRIKTRADLRVGTDDDIVEGAWAAGDVSAVPDLSGGGVGGFCVPNAQHAVRQGKLLAKNITAVLRGEEPKNYFHKNMGAVAGLGIGVGVFQSGNLAIKGLPAWFAHRGYHGLAMPSFERKFRVFGGWWNNFWLGRDIVSLSAVQNPREAFETFASRPKPPADAAAPAAAPAAPAAAEKPARKAPVKRKPKAAPAEAAAPAAEAPAAEAPAAAAGAPTGADDEQAYATPAEEVSANK
- a CDS encoding septum formation initiator family protein, which encodes MRSLRLSGFSVLLLGILVLGVVVLAPNLKTFLEQRQQIAALEAGVADTQKQVDAQQAERERWNDQSYVMTQARDRLFYALPGEVSYIIINDVDPASLPTTETPVSDTLVDSQSDWLDGLLSSLVATGYSPAPVATETPAPTQTTPPVGG